A single Cyprinus carpio isolate SPL01 chromosome A20, ASM1834038v1, whole genome shotgun sequence DNA region contains:
- the LOC109113500 gene encoding centrosomal protein 43-like isoform X6 produces MSATEEDTELRDLLIQNLENSGVLNKIKAELRAAVFLALEEQDKVENKSPLVNENLKKSLNTKDGRSVAGLIIDFLQVFNLDFTLAVFQPEISTLNGIDSRETLSKELGISESEVNKNTPLLLELVKRGRHKDKTEGDQRLTERTCPKELLPRQIADARKKFDSHDKNRSGEISRDAVIGIFANLFPHFSRNMLDSYVTEEFRTKGKETSNTVDFQDFLGMYKCFFIQCRSVVTSESSDALYSSSKTTEDRIFSSSASKIPRYKGFVKHSSAQEAKADPKAGDRRPGETLGSQKNRGSVQVSEVSEEGLGDGKNLPTTLRRALEFGLEDEDEGDSFFDDPLPKPQKTYGCELSLADKPYSGQKQREGLGSSLGKAFTADMQLKSAGGSPESSQKDHSSDKNGTSRSKDKGVKEFPAPNEKTASPLLDEDLDYDDDFNSHRSENSKSEVSIDEEIEEVSIEGPDLSDKLDETTQDVSVSQISLGADYMEDVA; encoded by the exons ATGTCTGCGACAGAGGAGGACACGGAACTCAGAGATCTACTGATCCAAAACTTGGAAAACAGCGgtgttttgaataaaattaag GCAGAGCTACGTGCAGCTGTTTTTCTTGCCTTGGAAGAGCAGGACAAAGTTGAG AATAAATCCCCTCTTGTCAATGAAAACCTGAAAAAGTCCCTTAACACAAAGGATG GTCGCTCGGTAGCAGGTCTTATCATTGACTTCCTGCAAGTCTTCAATTTAGACTTCACCCTAGCAGTGTTTCAACCTGAAATTAGTACG CTCAATGGGATCGACAGTCGAGAAACTCTGTCTAAAGAGCTTGGCATATCGGAATCGGAGGTGAATAAAAACACCCCTCTCCTTCTAGAGTTGGTGAAGAGGGGCCGGCATAAGGACAAGACAGAG GGAGATCAACGGTTGACCGAGAGAACTTGTCCCAAG GAATTGTTGCCCCGCCAAATTGCTGATGCCCGCAAGAAATTTGACAGTCATGACAAg AACAGGAGTGGCGAGATCAGCAGAGATGCAGTTATTGGCATTTTTGCCAATCTTTTTCCTCACTTCAGCAG aaacatgctGGACAGTTACGTCACTGAGGAATTTAGAACCAAAGGCAAGGAAACAAGCAATA CTGTAGACTTTCAGGACTTCCTGGGAATGTACAAATGCTTTTTCATACAGTGTCGAAGTGTG GTTACCAGTGAGAGTAGCGATGCACTGTACTCCTCAAGTAAAACTACTGAAGATAGAATCTTTTCGTCTTCCGCCAGCAAG ATACCCAGGTATAAAGGATTTGTTAAGCACAGTTCAGCGCAGGAAGCAAAGGCTGACCCAAAG GCTGGAGACAGAAGACCTGGTGAAACACTGGGGTCTCAGAAGAACAGAGGGTCTGTTCAAGTGTCTGAAGTGTCAGAGGAGGGGTTAGGTGATGGGAAAAACCTTCCCACCACACTGAGGAGAGCACTGGAGTTTGGActggaggatgaggatgaaggaGACTCGTTCTTTGATGATCCTCTTCCTAAACCTCAGAAGACCTATGGCTG TGAGTTATCTTTGGCAGATAAGCCTTATTCAGGGCAGAAACA GAGAGAAGGCTTGGGCAGCAGTTTAGGAAAAGCATTCACGGCAGACATGCAGCTAAAGAGTGCAGGAGGATCTCCTGAGAGCAGCCAGAAAGATCATTCATCTGACAAAAATG GTACGTCTAGATCTAAAGATAAGGGTGTAAAAGAGTTTCCCGCTCCAAATGAGAAAACTGCATCCCCTTTGCTGG ATGAAGATCTTGACTATGATGATGACTTCAACAG TCATCGTTCTGAAAACTCTAAGAGTGAAGTGAGCATCGATGAGGAGATTGAGGAGGTGTCGATAGAGGGACCTGACTTAAGCGATAAG CTTGATGAAACCACTCAGGATGTGAGCGTCTCGCAGATAAGTTTGGGTGCTGACTACATGGAAGATGTTGCTTGA
- the LOC109113500 gene encoding centrosomal protein 43-like isoform X3: MSATEEDTELRDLLIQNLENSGVLNKIKAELRAAVFLALEEQDKVENKSPLVNENLKKSLNTKDGRSVAGLIIDFLQVFNLDFTLAVFQPEISTLNGIDSRETLSKELGISESEVNKNTPLLLELVKRGRHKDKTEGDQRLTERTCPKELLPRQIADARKKFDSHDKNRSGEISRDAVIGIFANLFPHFSRNMLDSYVTEEFRTKGKETSNTVDFQDFLGMYKCFFIQCRSVVTSESSDALYSSSKTTEDRIFSSSASKIPRYKGFVKHSSAQEAKADPKAGDRRPGETLGSQKNRGSVQVSEVSEEGLGDGKNLPTTLRRALEFGLEDEDEGDSFFDDPLPKPQKTYGCELSLADKPYSGQKHLSAIGSDKEGDGEDMLSDSEPRREGLGSSLGKAFTADMQLKSAGGSPESSQKDHSSDKNGTSRSKDKGVKEFPAPNEKTASPLLDEDLDYDDDFNSHRSENSKSEVSIDEEIEEVSIEGPDLSDKLDETTQDVSVSQISLGADYMEDVA, translated from the exons ATGTCTGCGACAGAGGAGGACACGGAACTCAGAGATCTACTGATCCAAAACTTGGAAAACAGCGgtgttttgaataaaattaag GCAGAGCTACGTGCAGCTGTTTTTCTTGCCTTGGAAGAGCAGGACAAAGTTGAG AATAAATCCCCTCTTGTCAATGAAAACCTGAAAAAGTCCCTTAACACAAAGGATG GTCGCTCGGTAGCAGGTCTTATCATTGACTTCCTGCAAGTCTTCAATTTAGACTTCACCCTAGCAGTGTTTCAACCTGAAATTAGTACG CTCAATGGGATCGACAGTCGAGAAACTCTGTCTAAAGAGCTTGGCATATCGGAATCGGAGGTGAATAAAAACACCCCTCTCCTTCTAGAGTTGGTGAAGAGGGGCCGGCATAAGGACAAGACAGAG GGAGATCAACGGTTGACCGAGAGAACTTGTCCCAAG GAATTGTTGCCCCGCCAAATTGCTGATGCCCGCAAGAAATTTGACAGTCATGACAAg AACAGGAGTGGCGAGATCAGCAGAGATGCAGTTATTGGCATTTTTGCCAATCTTTTTCCTCACTTCAGCAG aaacatgctGGACAGTTACGTCACTGAGGAATTTAGAACCAAAGGCAAGGAAACAAGCAATA CTGTAGACTTTCAGGACTTCCTGGGAATGTACAAATGCTTTTTCATACAGTGTCGAAGTGTG GTTACCAGTGAGAGTAGCGATGCACTGTACTCCTCAAGTAAAACTACTGAAGATAGAATCTTTTCGTCTTCCGCCAGCAAG ATACCCAGGTATAAAGGATTTGTTAAGCACAGTTCAGCGCAGGAAGCAAAGGCTGACCCAAAG GCTGGAGACAGAAGACCTGGTGAAACACTGGGGTCTCAGAAGAACAGAGGGTCTGTTCAAGTGTCTGAAGTGTCAGAGGAGGGGTTAGGTGATGGGAAAAACCTTCCCACCACACTGAGGAGAGCACTGGAGTTTGGActggaggatgaggatgaaggaGACTCGTTCTTTGATGATCCTCTTCCTAAACCTCAGAAGACCTATGGCTG TGAGTTATCTTTGGCAGATAAGCCTTATTCAGGGCAGAAACA CCTGTCTGCTATCGGCAGTGATAAAGAGGGAGATGGAGAGGACATGCTCTCTGACTCTGAACCTAG GAGAGAAGGCTTGGGCAGCAGTTTAGGAAAAGCATTCACGGCAGACATGCAGCTAAAGAGTGCAGGAGGATCTCCTGAGAGCAGCCAGAAAGATCATTCATCTGACAAAAATG GTACGTCTAGATCTAAAGATAAGGGTGTAAAAGAGTTTCCCGCTCCAAATGAGAAAACTGCATCCCCTTTGCTGG ATGAAGATCTTGACTATGATGATGACTTCAACAG TCATCGTTCTGAAAACTCTAAGAGTGAAGTGAGCATCGATGAGGAGATTGAGGAGGTGTCGATAGAGGGACCTGACTTAAGCGATAAG CTTGATGAAACCACTCAGGATGTGAGCGTCTCGCAGATAAGTTTGGGTGCTGACTACATGGAAGATGTTGCTTGA
- the LOC109113500 gene encoding centrosomal protein 43-like isoform X4: MSATEEDTELRDLLIQNLENSGVLNKIKAELRAAVFLALEEQDKVENKSPLVNENLKKSLNTKDGRSVAGLIIDFLQVFNLDFTLAVFQPEISTLNGIDSRETLSKELGISESEVNKNTPLLLELVKRGRHKDKTEGDQRLTERTCPKELLPRQIADARKKFDSHDKNRSGEISRDAVIGIFANLFPHFSRNMLDSYVTEEFRTKGKETSNTVDFQDFLGMYKCFFIQCRSVVTSESSDALYSSSKTTEDRIFSSSASKIPRYKGFVKHSSAQEAKADPKAGDRRPGETLGSQKNRGSVQVSEVSEEGLGDGKNLPTTLRRALEFGLEDEDEGDSFFDDPLPKPQKTYGCLSAIGSDKEGDGEDMLSDSEPRREGLGSSLGKAFTADMQLKSAGGSPESSQKDHSSDKNGTSRSKDKGVKEFPAPNEKTASPLLDEDLDYDDDFNSHRSENSKSEVSIDEEIEEVSIEGPDLSDKLDETTQDVSVSQISLGADYMEDVA; this comes from the exons ATGTCTGCGACAGAGGAGGACACGGAACTCAGAGATCTACTGATCCAAAACTTGGAAAACAGCGgtgttttgaataaaattaag GCAGAGCTACGTGCAGCTGTTTTTCTTGCCTTGGAAGAGCAGGACAAAGTTGAG AATAAATCCCCTCTTGTCAATGAAAACCTGAAAAAGTCCCTTAACACAAAGGATG GTCGCTCGGTAGCAGGTCTTATCATTGACTTCCTGCAAGTCTTCAATTTAGACTTCACCCTAGCAGTGTTTCAACCTGAAATTAGTACG CTCAATGGGATCGACAGTCGAGAAACTCTGTCTAAAGAGCTTGGCATATCGGAATCGGAGGTGAATAAAAACACCCCTCTCCTTCTAGAGTTGGTGAAGAGGGGCCGGCATAAGGACAAGACAGAG GGAGATCAACGGTTGACCGAGAGAACTTGTCCCAAG GAATTGTTGCCCCGCCAAATTGCTGATGCCCGCAAGAAATTTGACAGTCATGACAAg AACAGGAGTGGCGAGATCAGCAGAGATGCAGTTATTGGCATTTTTGCCAATCTTTTTCCTCACTTCAGCAG aaacatgctGGACAGTTACGTCACTGAGGAATTTAGAACCAAAGGCAAGGAAACAAGCAATA CTGTAGACTTTCAGGACTTCCTGGGAATGTACAAATGCTTTTTCATACAGTGTCGAAGTGTG GTTACCAGTGAGAGTAGCGATGCACTGTACTCCTCAAGTAAAACTACTGAAGATAGAATCTTTTCGTCTTCCGCCAGCAAG ATACCCAGGTATAAAGGATTTGTTAAGCACAGTTCAGCGCAGGAAGCAAAGGCTGACCCAAAG GCTGGAGACAGAAGACCTGGTGAAACACTGGGGTCTCAGAAGAACAGAGGGTCTGTTCAAGTGTCTGAAGTGTCAGAGGAGGGGTTAGGTGATGGGAAAAACCTTCCCACCACACTGAGGAGAGCACTGGAGTTTGGActggaggatgaggatgaaggaGACTCGTTCTTTGATGATCCTCTTCCTAAACCTCAGAAGACCTATGGCTG CCTGTCTGCTATCGGCAGTGATAAAGAGGGAGATGGAGAGGACATGCTCTCTGACTCTGAACCTAG GAGAGAAGGCTTGGGCAGCAGTTTAGGAAAAGCATTCACGGCAGACATGCAGCTAAAGAGTGCAGGAGGATCTCCTGAGAGCAGCCAGAAAGATCATTCATCTGACAAAAATG GTACGTCTAGATCTAAAGATAAGGGTGTAAAAGAGTTTCCCGCTCCAAATGAGAAAACTGCATCCCCTTTGCTGG ATGAAGATCTTGACTATGATGATGACTTCAACAG TCATCGTTCTGAAAACTCTAAGAGTGAAGTGAGCATCGATGAGGAGATTGAGGAGGTGTCGATAGAGGGACCTGACTTAAGCGATAAG CTTGATGAAACCACTCAGGATGTGAGCGTCTCGCAGATAAGTTTGGGTGCTGACTACATGGAAGATGTTGCTTGA
- the LOC109113500 gene encoding centrosomal protein 43-like isoform X7, with product MSATEEDTELRDLLIQNLENSGVLNKIKAELRAAVFLALEEQDKVENKSPLVNENLKKSLNTKDGRSVAGLIIDFLQVFNLDFTLAVFQPEISTLNGIDSRETLSKELGISESEVNKNTPLLLELVKRGRHKDKTEGDQRLTERTCPKELLPRQIADARKKFDSHDKNRSGEISRDAVIGIFANLFPHFSRNMLDSYVTEEFRTKGKETSNTVDFQDFLGMYKCFFIQCRSVVTSESSDALYSSSKTTEDRIFSSSASKIPRYKGFVKHSSAQEAKADPKAGDRRPGETLGSQKNRGSVQVSEVSEEGLGDGKNLPTTLRRALEFGLEDEDEGDSFFDDPLPKPQKTYGWREGLGSSLGKAFTADMQLKSAGGSPESSQKDHSSDKNGTSRSKDKGVKEFPAPNEKTASPLLDEDLDYDDDFNSHRSENSKSEVSIDEEIEEVSIEGPDLSDKLDETTQDVSVSQISLGADYMEDVA from the exons ATGTCTGCGACAGAGGAGGACACGGAACTCAGAGATCTACTGATCCAAAACTTGGAAAACAGCGgtgttttgaataaaattaag GCAGAGCTACGTGCAGCTGTTTTTCTTGCCTTGGAAGAGCAGGACAAAGTTGAG AATAAATCCCCTCTTGTCAATGAAAACCTGAAAAAGTCCCTTAACACAAAGGATG GTCGCTCGGTAGCAGGTCTTATCATTGACTTCCTGCAAGTCTTCAATTTAGACTTCACCCTAGCAGTGTTTCAACCTGAAATTAGTACG CTCAATGGGATCGACAGTCGAGAAACTCTGTCTAAAGAGCTTGGCATATCGGAATCGGAGGTGAATAAAAACACCCCTCTCCTTCTAGAGTTGGTGAAGAGGGGCCGGCATAAGGACAAGACAGAG GGAGATCAACGGTTGACCGAGAGAACTTGTCCCAAG GAATTGTTGCCCCGCCAAATTGCTGATGCCCGCAAGAAATTTGACAGTCATGACAAg AACAGGAGTGGCGAGATCAGCAGAGATGCAGTTATTGGCATTTTTGCCAATCTTTTTCCTCACTTCAGCAG aaacatgctGGACAGTTACGTCACTGAGGAATTTAGAACCAAAGGCAAGGAAACAAGCAATA CTGTAGACTTTCAGGACTTCCTGGGAATGTACAAATGCTTTTTCATACAGTGTCGAAGTGTG GTTACCAGTGAGAGTAGCGATGCACTGTACTCCTCAAGTAAAACTACTGAAGATAGAATCTTTTCGTCTTCCGCCAGCAAG ATACCCAGGTATAAAGGATTTGTTAAGCACAGTTCAGCGCAGGAAGCAAAGGCTGACCCAAAG GCTGGAGACAGAAGACCTGGTGAAACACTGGGGTCTCAGAAGAACAGAGGGTCTGTTCAAGTGTCTGAAGTGTCAGAGGAGGGGTTAGGTGATGGGAAAAACCTTCCCACCACACTGAGGAGAGCACTGGAGTTTGGActggaggatgaggatgaaggaGACTCGTTCTTTGATGATCCTCTTCCTAAACCTCAGAAGACCTATGGCTG GAGAGAAGGCTTGGGCAGCAGTTTAGGAAAAGCATTCACGGCAGACATGCAGCTAAAGAGTGCAGGAGGATCTCCTGAGAGCAGCCAGAAAGATCATTCATCTGACAAAAATG GTACGTCTAGATCTAAAGATAAGGGTGTAAAAGAGTTTCCCGCTCCAAATGAGAAAACTGCATCCCCTTTGCTGG ATGAAGATCTTGACTATGATGATGACTTCAACAG TCATCGTTCTGAAAACTCTAAGAGTGAAGTGAGCATCGATGAGGAGATTGAGGAGGTGTCGATAGAGGGACCTGACTTAAGCGATAAG CTTGATGAAACCACTCAGGATGTGAGCGTCTCGCAGATAAGTTTGGGTGCTGACTACATGGAAGATGTTGCTTGA
- the LOC109113500 gene encoding centrosomal protein 43-like isoform X2 — translation MSATEEDTELRDLLIQNLENSGVLNKIKAELRAAVFLALEEQDKVENKSPLVNENLKKSLNTKDGRSVAGLIIDFLQVFNLDFTLAVFQPEISTLNGIDSRETLSKELGISESEVNKNTPLLLELVKRGRHKDKTEGDQRLTERTCPKELLPRQIADARKKFDSHDKNRSGEISRDAVIGIFANLFPHFSRNMLDSYVTEEFRTKGKETSNTVDFQDFLGMYKCFFIQCRSVVTSESSDALYSSSKTTEDRIFSSSASKAGDRRPGETLGSQKNRGSVQVSEVSEEGLGDGKNLPTTLRRALEFGLEDEDEGDSFFDDPLPKPQKTYGCELSLADKPYSGQKHQHWQREGSLSGRSLSQMRRGTSLNDLSAIGSDKEGDGEDMLSDSEPRREGLGSSLGKAFTADMQLKSAGGSPESSQKDHSSDKNGTSRSKDKGVKEFPAPNEKTASPLLDEDLDYDDDFNSHRSENSKSEVSIDEEIEEVSIEGPDLSDKLDETTQDVSVSQISLGADYMEDVA, via the exons ATGTCTGCGACAGAGGAGGACACGGAACTCAGAGATCTACTGATCCAAAACTTGGAAAACAGCGgtgttttgaataaaattaag GCAGAGCTACGTGCAGCTGTTTTTCTTGCCTTGGAAGAGCAGGACAAAGTTGAG AATAAATCCCCTCTTGTCAATGAAAACCTGAAAAAGTCCCTTAACACAAAGGATG GTCGCTCGGTAGCAGGTCTTATCATTGACTTCCTGCAAGTCTTCAATTTAGACTTCACCCTAGCAGTGTTTCAACCTGAAATTAGTACG CTCAATGGGATCGACAGTCGAGAAACTCTGTCTAAAGAGCTTGGCATATCGGAATCGGAGGTGAATAAAAACACCCCTCTCCTTCTAGAGTTGGTGAAGAGGGGCCGGCATAAGGACAAGACAGAG GGAGATCAACGGTTGACCGAGAGAACTTGTCCCAAG GAATTGTTGCCCCGCCAAATTGCTGATGCCCGCAAGAAATTTGACAGTCATGACAAg AACAGGAGTGGCGAGATCAGCAGAGATGCAGTTATTGGCATTTTTGCCAATCTTTTTCCTCACTTCAGCAG aaacatgctGGACAGTTACGTCACTGAGGAATTTAGAACCAAAGGCAAGGAAACAAGCAATA CTGTAGACTTTCAGGACTTCCTGGGAATGTACAAATGCTTTTTCATACAGTGTCGAAGTGTG GTTACCAGTGAGAGTAGCGATGCACTGTACTCCTCAAGTAAAACTACTGAAGATAGAATCTTTTCGTCTTCCGCCAGCAAG GCTGGAGACAGAAGACCTGGTGAAACACTGGGGTCTCAGAAGAACAGAGGGTCTGTTCAAGTGTCTGAAGTGTCAGAGGAGGGGTTAGGTGATGGGAAAAACCTTCCCACCACACTGAGGAGAGCACTGGAGTTTGGActggaggatgaggatgaaggaGACTCGTTCTTTGATGATCCTCTTCCTAAACCTCAGAAGACCTATGGCTG TGAGTTATCTTTGGCAGATAAGCCTTATTCAGGGCAGAAACA TCAGCACTGGCAGAGGGAAGGAAGCCTGTCAGGGCGATCCTTATCCCAAATGAGGAGGGGCACTAGCCTCAATGA CCTGTCTGCTATCGGCAGTGATAAAGAGGGAGATGGAGAGGACATGCTCTCTGACTCTGAACCTAG GAGAGAAGGCTTGGGCAGCAGTTTAGGAAAAGCATTCACGGCAGACATGCAGCTAAAGAGTGCAGGAGGATCTCCTGAGAGCAGCCAGAAAGATCATTCATCTGACAAAAATG GTACGTCTAGATCTAAAGATAAGGGTGTAAAAGAGTTTCCCGCTCCAAATGAGAAAACTGCATCCCCTTTGCTGG ATGAAGATCTTGACTATGATGATGACTTCAACAG TCATCGTTCTGAAAACTCTAAGAGTGAAGTGAGCATCGATGAGGAGATTGAGGAGGTGTCGATAGAGGGACCTGACTTAAGCGATAAG CTTGATGAAACCACTCAGGATGTGAGCGTCTCGCAGATAAGTTTGGGTGCTGACTACATGGAAGATGTTGCTTGA
- the LOC109113500 gene encoding centrosomal protein 43-like isoform X5: protein MSATEEDTELRDLLIQNLENSGVLNKIKAELRAAVFLALEEQDKVENKSPLVNENLKKSLNTKDGRSVAGLIIDFLQVFNLDFTLAVFQPEISTLNGIDSRETLSKELGISESEVNKNTPLLLELVKRGRHKDKTEGDQRLTERTCPKELLPRQIADARKKFDSHDKNRSGEISRDAVIGIFANLFPHFSRNMLDSYVTEEFRTKGKETSNTVDFQDFLGMYKCFFIQCRSVVTSESSDALYSSSKTTEDRIFSSSASKAGDRRPGETLGSQKNRGSVQVSEVSEEGLGDGKNLPTTLRRALEFGLEDEDEGDSFFDDPLPKPQKTYGCELSLADKPYSGQKHLSAIGSDKEGDGEDMLSDSEPRREGLGSSLGKAFTADMQLKSAGGSPESSQKDHSSDKNGTSRSKDKGVKEFPAPNEKTASPLLDEDLDYDDDFNSHRSENSKSEVSIDEEIEEVSIEGPDLSDKLDETTQDVSVSQISLGADYMEDVA from the exons ATGTCTGCGACAGAGGAGGACACGGAACTCAGAGATCTACTGATCCAAAACTTGGAAAACAGCGgtgttttgaataaaattaag GCAGAGCTACGTGCAGCTGTTTTTCTTGCCTTGGAAGAGCAGGACAAAGTTGAG AATAAATCCCCTCTTGTCAATGAAAACCTGAAAAAGTCCCTTAACACAAAGGATG GTCGCTCGGTAGCAGGTCTTATCATTGACTTCCTGCAAGTCTTCAATTTAGACTTCACCCTAGCAGTGTTTCAACCTGAAATTAGTACG CTCAATGGGATCGACAGTCGAGAAACTCTGTCTAAAGAGCTTGGCATATCGGAATCGGAGGTGAATAAAAACACCCCTCTCCTTCTAGAGTTGGTGAAGAGGGGCCGGCATAAGGACAAGACAGAG GGAGATCAACGGTTGACCGAGAGAACTTGTCCCAAG GAATTGTTGCCCCGCCAAATTGCTGATGCCCGCAAGAAATTTGACAGTCATGACAAg AACAGGAGTGGCGAGATCAGCAGAGATGCAGTTATTGGCATTTTTGCCAATCTTTTTCCTCACTTCAGCAG aaacatgctGGACAGTTACGTCACTGAGGAATTTAGAACCAAAGGCAAGGAAACAAGCAATA CTGTAGACTTTCAGGACTTCCTGGGAATGTACAAATGCTTTTTCATACAGTGTCGAAGTGTG GTTACCAGTGAGAGTAGCGATGCACTGTACTCCTCAAGTAAAACTACTGAAGATAGAATCTTTTCGTCTTCCGCCAGCAAG GCTGGAGACAGAAGACCTGGTGAAACACTGGGGTCTCAGAAGAACAGAGGGTCTGTTCAAGTGTCTGAAGTGTCAGAGGAGGGGTTAGGTGATGGGAAAAACCTTCCCACCACACTGAGGAGAGCACTGGAGTTTGGActggaggatgaggatgaaggaGACTCGTTCTTTGATGATCCTCTTCCTAAACCTCAGAAGACCTATGGCTG TGAGTTATCTTTGGCAGATAAGCCTTATTCAGGGCAGAAACA CCTGTCTGCTATCGGCAGTGATAAAGAGGGAGATGGAGAGGACATGCTCTCTGACTCTGAACCTAG GAGAGAAGGCTTGGGCAGCAGTTTAGGAAAAGCATTCACGGCAGACATGCAGCTAAAGAGTGCAGGAGGATCTCCTGAGAGCAGCCAGAAAGATCATTCATCTGACAAAAATG GTACGTCTAGATCTAAAGATAAGGGTGTAAAAGAGTTTCCCGCTCCAAATGAGAAAACTGCATCCCCTTTGCTGG ATGAAGATCTTGACTATGATGATGACTTCAACAG TCATCGTTCTGAAAACTCTAAGAGTGAAGTGAGCATCGATGAGGAGATTGAGGAGGTGTCGATAGAGGGACCTGACTTAAGCGATAAG CTTGATGAAACCACTCAGGATGTGAGCGTCTCGCAGATAAGTTTGGGTGCTGACTACATGGAAGATGTTGCTTGA
- the LOC109113500 gene encoding centrosomal protein 43-like isoform X1, with product MSATEEDTELRDLLIQNLENSGVLNKIKAELRAAVFLALEEQDKVENKSPLVNENLKKSLNTKDGRSVAGLIIDFLQVFNLDFTLAVFQPEISTLNGIDSRETLSKELGISESEVNKNTPLLLELVKRGRHKDKTEGDQRLTERTCPKELLPRQIADARKKFDSHDKNRSGEISRDAVIGIFANLFPHFSRNMLDSYVTEEFRTKGKETSNTVDFQDFLGMYKCFFIQCRSVVTSESSDALYSSSKTTEDRIFSSSASKIPRYKGFVKHSSAQEAKADPKAGDRRPGETLGSQKNRGSVQVSEVSEEGLGDGKNLPTTLRRALEFGLEDEDEGDSFFDDPLPKPQKTYGCELSLADKPYSGQKHQHWQREGSLSGRSLSQMRRGTSLNDLSAIGSDKEGDGEDMLSDSEPRREGLGSSLGKAFTADMQLKSAGGSPESSQKDHSSDKNGTSRSKDKGVKEFPAPNEKTASPLLDEDLDYDDDFNSHRSENSKSEVSIDEEIEEVSIEGPDLSDKLDETTQDVSVSQISLGADYMEDVA from the exons ATGTCTGCGACAGAGGAGGACACGGAACTCAGAGATCTACTGATCCAAAACTTGGAAAACAGCGgtgttttgaataaaattaag GCAGAGCTACGTGCAGCTGTTTTTCTTGCCTTGGAAGAGCAGGACAAAGTTGAG AATAAATCCCCTCTTGTCAATGAAAACCTGAAAAAGTCCCTTAACACAAAGGATG GTCGCTCGGTAGCAGGTCTTATCATTGACTTCCTGCAAGTCTTCAATTTAGACTTCACCCTAGCAGTGTTTCAACCTGAAATTAGTACG CTCAATGGGATCGACAGTCGAGAAACTCTGTCTAAAGAGCTTGGCATATCGGAATCGGAGGTGAATAAAAACACCCCTCTCCTTCTAGAGTTGGTGAAGAGGGGCCGGCATAAGGACAAGACAGAG GGAGATCAACGGTTGACCGAGAGAACTTGTCCCAAG GAATTGTTGCCCCGCCAAATTGCTGATGCCCGCAAGAAATTTGACAGTCATGACAAg AACAGGAGTGGCGAGATCAGCAGAGATGCAGTTATTGGCATTTTTGCCAATCTTTTTCCTCACTTCAGCAG aaacatgctGGACAGTTACGTCACTGAGGAATTTAGAACCAAAGGCAAGGAAACAAGCAATA CTGTAGACTTTCAGGACTTCCTGGGAATGTACAAATGCTTTTTCATACAGTGTCGAAGTGTG GTTACCAGTGAGAGTAGCGATGCACTGTACTCCTCAAGTAAAACTACTGAAGATAGAATCTTTTCGTCTTCCGCCAGCAAG ATACCCAGGTATAAAGGATTTGTTAAGCACAGTTCAGCGCAGGAAGCAAAGGCTGACCCAAAG GCTGGAGACAGAAGACCTGGTGAAACACTGGGGTCTCAGAAGAACAGAGGGTCTGTTCAAGTGTCTGAAGTGTCAGAGGAGGGGTTAGGTGATGGGAAAAACCTTCCCACCACACTGAGGAGAGCACTGGAGTTTGGActggaggatgaggatgaaggaGACTCGTTCTTTGATGATCCTCTTCCTAAACCTCAGAAGACCTATGGCTG TGAGTTATCTTTGGCAGATAAGCCTTATTCAGGGCAGAAACA TCAGCACTGGCAGAGGGAAGGAAGCCTGTCAGGGCGATCCTTATCCCAAATGAGGAGGGGCACTAGCCTCAATGA CCTGTCTGCTATCGGCAGTGATAAAGAGGGAGATGGAGAGGACATGCTCTCTGACTCTGAACCTAG GAGAGAAGGCTTGGGCAGCAGTTTAGGAAAAGCATTCACGGCAGACATGCAGCTAAAGAGTGCAGGAGGATCTCCTGAGAGCAGCCAGAAAGATCATTCATCTGACAAAAATG GTACGTCTAGATCTAAAGATAAGGGTGTAAAAGAGTTTCCCGCTCCAAATGAGAAAACTGCATCCCCTTTGCTGG ATGAAGATCTTGACTATGATGATGACTTCAACAG TCATCGTTCTGAAAACTCTAAGAGTGAAGTGAGCATCGATGAGGAGATTGAGGAGGTGTCGATAGAGGGACCTGACTTAAGCGATAAG CTTGATGAAACCACTCAGGATGTGAGCGTCTCGCAGATAAGTTTGGGTGCTGACTACATGGAAGATGTTGCTTGA